A section of the Corynebacterium tuberculostearicum genome encodes:
- a CDS encoding RluA family pseudouridine synthase — MNRQMRSFPIPEGLEGMRADAALAKLLGLSRSATAQLCAEGSVTIDSQELGKSERLTSGNVVSVLLPEPEKPLLPREELVEGMDVLYNDADIICVHKPVGVAAHPSVGWDGPTVIGGLRAAGYTVASSGPTERQGIVHRLDVGTSGVMVVASSERAYSALKHAFKYRSVKKTYHAVVQGLPDPIEGTVDAPIGRHPKSGWKFAVLDDGKAAVTHYSLIEAFREASLIEVHLETGRTHQIRVHMSATGHPCVGDPMYGSDPNLAKRLGLQRQWLHAVKLGFTHPGTGKWFEIEAPYPADLEHALEVLRG; from the coding sequence ATGAATAGGCAGATGCGCAGCTTCCCCATTCCTGAAGGCCTAGAAGGCATGCGTGCCGACGCCGCCCTGGCCAAGCTCCTTGGCCTTTCCCGCAGCGCCACCGCGCAGCTGTGCGCCGAGGGCAGTGTGACCATCGATTCCCAAGAGCTGGGCAAATCCGAGCGATTGACTTCCGGCAACGTGGTCTCGGTGCTTTTGCCGGAGCCAGAAAAGCCGTTGCTGCCGCGCGAAGAGCTGGTCGAGGGCATGGACGTGCTCTACAACGATGCCGATATTATCTGCGTGCATAAGCCGGTGGGCGTGGCCGCGCACCCCAGTGTGGGCTGGGACGGACCGACGGTGATTGGCGGGCTGCGCGCGGCCGGTTATACAGTCGCTTCGTCCGGGCCGACCGAGCGCCAGGGCATCGTGCACCGCCTCGATGTGGGCACGTCTGGCGTGATGGTCGTGGCTTCCTCGGAGCGCGCCTATTCCGCGCTTAAGCATGCCTTTAAGTACCGCAGCGTGAAAAAGACCTACCACGCCGTGGTGCAGGGCCTGCCGGATCCCATCGAGGGCACCGTCGATGCACCTATCGGCCGCCACCCCAAGTCGGGCTGGAAATTCGCCGTGCTTGACGACGGCAAAGCGGCCGTCACCCATTACAGCCTCATCGAGGCCTTCCGCGAGGCCAGCCTCATCGAGGTGCACCTAGAGACCGGCCGCACCCACCAGATTCGCGTGCACATGTCCGCCACCGGCCACCCGTGCGTGGGCGACCCAATGTACGGCTCGGATCCCAACTTGGCTAAGCGCCTTGGGCTTCAGCGTCAATGGCTGCACGCGGTAAAGCTCGGCTTTACCCACCCCGGCACCGGCAAGTGGTTCGAGATTGAAGCGCCGTACCCGGCCGATCTCGAGCACGCTTTGGAGGTTCTGCGGGGATGA
- a CDS encoding DUF6263 family protein → MFRVKVFAALTTAAVALTACSYEKPGPAVEQPVGLTIDAPRVTVDNPGTGEKKLLEYRDIDSTQDVNYRVTEGFSQDLLKKSAAEKFQASDVESTTTTLPLSAKVDKASEDVEDQLPATRNAFVTAGAPETSGDTDVSSAEGFQFGWRGQNTGQMNSLRLAAPQEATDEARGSVEQAIMKLTALPVVFPTEEVGKGASWTVDSRVTGESTLLQTTRYTVDSIEGDQVELNVEVEQRPSLGALSFEGQAQGTELEDKELKVVDSSTQSKGNITVDLSKPLPVGGDVSFDTKVIYGAAGSELRVVQSSLTELNFS, encoded by the coding sequence GTGTTTCGAGTCAAAGTTTTTGCAGCCCTGACCACAGCCGCCGTAGCGCTTACGGCGTGTTCCTATGAAAAGCCGGGACCCGCGGTAGAACAGCCCGTGGGCCTGACTATCGACGCCCCACGCGTCACCGTGGACAATCCCGGCACCGGGGAGAAAAAGCTCCTGGAATACCGCGATATCGACTCCACGCAGGACGTGAACTACCGCGTTACCGAGGGTTTTTCGCAGGACCTGCTCAAAAAGTCCGCGGCCGAGAAGTTTCAGGCCTCCGACGTCGAATCGACCACCACTACCCTGCCGCTATCGGCCAAGGTAGATAAGGCTAGCGAGGACGTTGAAGATCAGCTGCCCGCCACCCGCAATGCGTTCGTCACGGCCGGTGCGCCGGAAACTTCTGGCGACACCGACGTCTCTTCGGCCGAGGGATTTCAATTTGGCTGGCGAGGCCAAAATACCGGCCAGATGAATTCCTTGCGCCTTGCCGCACCCCAGGAGGCCACGGATGAAGCCCGTGGCTCCGTGGAACAGGCAATTATGAAGCTGACGGCCCTGCCCGTGGTTTTCCCCACCGAGGAGGTGGGTAAGGGCGCGAGCTGGACGGTGGATTCGCGCGTTACCGGCGAGTCCACCCTGCTGCAGACCACGCGCTATACGGTCGATTCCATCGAGGGCGACCAGGTCGAGCTCAACGTGGAGGTGGAGCAGCGGCCGTCGCTAGGCGCGCTGTCCTTTGAGGGCCAGGCCCAGGGCACGGAGTTGGAGGACAAGGAGCTTAAGGTTGTGGACTCCAGCACCCAGTCCAAGGGCAACATCACGGTGGACCTGAGCAAGCCGCTGCCCGTGGGCGGTGACGTGTCTTTCGACACGAAGGTCATTTATGGCGCCGCCGGCTCGGAGCTGCGCGTGGTGCAGTCGAGCCTGACGGAGCTGAATTTTTCCTAG
- the lspA gene encoding signal peptidase II, whose protein sequence is MSQKRRSKTGLIAAVVIAVALVDQAVKQIMLSILTEGEPLPVIGDWFRFTLLFNPGAAFSMGGEGSTWLFTTIQLVFVLGVAIAAPRITHSGQAVGLALIAGGALGNFADRIFRAPGFWFGHVVDYISVGSFAVFNIADAAITCGVVLFIIAMVLEERKAEHE, encoded by the coding sequence GTGAGTCAAAAACGAAGGAGCAAGACAGGACTTATCGCCGCGGTTGTCATCGCCGTGGCGCTGGTGGACCAAGCCGTGAAACAAATAATGCTCTCCATCCTTACGGAGGGCGAGCCCCTGCCGGTCATTGGGGATTGGTTCCGGTTTACCCTGCTTTTTAACCCTGGCGCGGCCTTTTCCATGGGCGGGGAGGGATCGACGTGGCTTTTTACCACTATCCAGCTGGTCTTTGTGCTCGGCGTGGCCATTGCCGCCCCGCGCATTACCCACTCCGGCCAGGCAGTGGGCCTAGCGCTCATCGCCGGTGGTGCGTTGGGTAATTTCGCTGACCGCATCTTCCGCGCCCCCGGCTTCTGGTTCGGGCACGTGGTGGACTATATTTCGGTCGGCTCTTTCGCCGTGTTCAATATTGCGGACGCGGCCATTACCTGCGGCGTGGTGCTGTTCATCATCGCCATGGTGCTGGAGGAAAGGAAGGCCGAGCATGAATAG